The nucleotide window GTGTTTCCCCTAAAAATGAGAGTGGGTTCTCTTCTCCTTTCGCGCGAATTGTTTACTCTCTCTCAATCTCGaactctctcttttttttttttttttatccccgtTTTGCAGAATCCCTTTTAGGAATATGGCGGAAGGTACCTTCTTGGGGAACCCCTCCtctcattttaaaaagaaattgccATGCCTTGACCGAATGCTCCAATTCGTTTGTAGAATCTACCAAATGAtatttttcgatttttttttttttactttaaaaagtttGCCCCTTCGCCAAGCTGTGCAATAATTGTTTATATGCACACCTAACATATTGGTTACccttcattttaaatttttacaaaaaaaaaaaaaaaaatgaactacTGGAAAGCATCTGGGCGATACACGGTAGGGGGGATCAAATCGGGGAGTAtcgaaatggggaaatgtGAGAAGTATTTAGTTGCACCATCCGAACGATTAGCGAAAAAGGTGAGAGGATAAGTGTACCCAGGtaggcgatttttttttgtgggaCTCCCTCAAAAATTAGGAAGGCTACTTTGCGAAGTTAGTTACTTATCTTGGCATTGGAGAGTGGTGCTGCCTATGCAGCAATCTGCTTTGCGGGTAACACACCCCAGGGCGACGCTTGGAAGACTCCCCTAGACTCCTCTAAAATGTGAcaattcctttttgtgtgcaatTTTACAAGCGGTGGAGAAGGAGGAACGGTGGCATATTTTCTCAGCTATGGGTAGATGCGCCGATGTACTAATGTATACGTGCATGCTCAGGCACACCACTGATGTGTGAGCCCCTTAAGCGGCGTGTCAATTGTTTCCCCACCAGCGCTGCCGccagagggggaagaaggcgcATCTGACAACGCTCCCCAGTTGTCGCGCCGCTTCTCAGCTTACTCCTCCGtttgtgttcattttttttttttttttaaaccctaCATGCATTGTTTCACACATCACGTGCCACCATTTTGGTCATTTCCGGGATAGCcgatttttttgttttttttttcgcacctcATATTGTTAGCAAGTAAACAAAGCGttgcttctctttttctctGAAGCGAATAAGCTAGTGAatccccaaaaaaataaaattataaaaaatttgaaagtatgaaatgttcctttttttacctaaTTGAACGTGCGCTTAGCGGGAGAGTAGACATCCCTTCCCACCCCTCCTATGTGACACACATCTTAcgagaaaaatgcaaacggGTAGGGATGCATGCCAAAAGGATGCCCTCATAATATGGTCTCCTCATAACGAGTGCACACAGCGTATTGGCACATAATGTCCGGAgcattaaaaggaaaatgtgaaaaaattaaaagcttCGCTCCGACTGTTGTGAggtcaaaaaggggaagtgcaCCTCTCCCCCCAACCCCATGCTAGTTTcatgtgtatacattttatttatatttcttcaaacaaaaaagggaaaaaaaaaaaaaaaaagtttcatcttaaggaagaggggggaaaaattctCTCATTCCTCCACACGTTTTTAACCATAcgttttttacatttctacgacgtaatttttttaattttttgggtttcccttttaataaatattaaaagttCCCATTAAAGAGAGCCCATGTAAGTTATCCACCCAGTCAGTGGTGCCTCTTCTGCCTTTCGCACAGCTTAACTCGCAGCTGTGCAACTTTTGCAACGTCCTGCCTCGCCGTTTCACAAACTGGTGGGGGAACCAAAGTGCATAACTTAACTTCATCAGTGAAGGAACAGCACAAATATACAATTTTCCAAATGTAGGAGTTAAAACAGtttgttttctcttttttcaattaaaaggagggggagcacCATGTGAGCGAGAAACACATGGACGAATACACGTTTCCGCCGGGGAACTACATCACAGCTTCTCAAACGAGACATAAGTTTGGTAAAAAGTGAAATACGCCTcacaagggggaggaacaaaTGATAGTGGTTTCCTGGAATAGGTACAATTTCGCAGGGGTGttcgttttccctttttaaatgcgCTGGTGTGTATACTTTAAGTTTAAGAGAGGCTGATCTGTTCGTGTAGACGCCGTAACGCGCGCAAATCCGCAGTTGTATAGGCATTTGTACGCCCCTCCTATGGTGCAGTCCACCGCTCAACATCGCAATTGCCGATATTGCCCATTGGTGCGCAAATTGcgcgaagaggaaaatttaTCCACCGTTTTGTTTCACTTCATTTGGGTTTTATCGGCGGAGTGGTGTAAATGAAACTAGCTGTGAAAAAATGCCTGTctgttcaggcaaatttaaaaaaaaaaaaaaaaaaaaaaaaaaaaaaaaaaaaacagctatatatatgtgcatgaagtgcggtttttttttttttttttttttttttttttttatatgaacaGCCAGACGTGCGTAATTTATTGAACCCCATCACAACACGCGCGTTTAAAAAACGTGTCTTTCTTGGGAAACATTACAACTGTTTATTTTACTTGGatatgtgtgtacgtacGTAGCTGACGCTTTTGAAAAtcgtttttccttcctcatATTTGCGAATGAACCATTTCGAggaagtctttttttttttttttaaaaaaggaaaaacaacacATTAAAAGAAAGAGGGTCTTCAGTTATGTCCTCCCCCAGGTGTGGAACTCTTCAGACCACCAACGAGAAATGCATTGTTGTAATTACTCCCATGTGTCTTCTGCATGACAAGGGAgttaccttttttgcttaaaaaatacTCACCcgttggtttttttttttttttttttccgctttttcgGCATTTCAACGTACGTACATCAGCTGCCCACTTTttgcagaagaaaaagtcTTTCCCGAAGAGGCTTAACTGTTTGCATGTCAACATACATTTTTCCCAAAAGGGACTACGGAAAAAACGAGAAAGTAACGCGTAAAAGGCTAATCATAATTTATGACAGCTGAGTACTTAAATTACGCGCATGCACAACAGTTGCAactcttttgaaaaaaaaaatattttttaaatcgcaCGAAAgtgcagagaaaaaaaagtgcaggGACTACACCCGCGGAGGCAACATAAACTCGCAAACCGTCGCAATTTGGCAGTCACGATGAATAACCAGTTCATGAATGTTGCTACTAAGAAGGCCGTTTACCCGTCAAGTGTGGTGGAGACGGGGGGAAGCAAGCCGCACGCCGGCAGTCAGTTAGCCAACAGTCAGGGTGCCAACAGTCAGGGTGTTAACAGTCAGCCGGCGAATAGTCAGCATGCGGGTAGCCAACACGGGCACAACCAACATGGGCAAAACCAACACGGGCACAGCCAATTTGCGCCGCACCCCAACGCGCCCAACATGAACTACAACAACCCATACCCAAACATGCACAACTACCAGCACCAGTACCCCATGGGCCCGCCCCAGCAGCAAATGCACATGTTCACGAATGACTGGAAGAGCATCCTGGCCCCCTTAAAAAGTTGTAGAATCAAGCAGCAATTTGATGACAGAGAATTTCTAGCCGATTTTGCCATGGGACTCAAATTAGACTTTAACAATAAGTACCTAGTGCTAGATGCATCCACCGAGCTGCTCAAATTCACAGCCATCGAAAGTTCAGACTGTTGCAATAGGAACTGTTTGCCCAAAATGTGTATTCccataaatatgaaaatattgacCTACGGAAGGGAACTAAGTCGGCCTGACATTGTAGTCGAGAAGGACTGCTCCTGTACCATGTTGTGCTTAAATAGGCCtacaattaaaatgtatgaCTTTTcaaacaataataataaggaGCTCATCGGGACGATAAAAGCTCCCTTCAGTTGTTGCTCATACAAATTTGACTTATACGATTCTGCCATGAGgaagattatatatatggatGACACCTGTTGCCAGCTtagtattttatttccctgtCCATGTGGTCCTTTTAaatttagcaatttttttctgcgagATGCAAAAACTCATGAGAAGGTCGCTCATTTGCAGAAGGAAGTTCCCTTCTTGAAATTCGTGAAGCGGGACATCGACAATTACACGCTCAACTTCGAACAGGTGCAGAACCCCGAGTGGAAGATGATGCTCCTGGCCTTTTCGCTCTTCATGGACTACATATACTACGACAGGAAGTGAGGCGCGGCAGCAAAGGGGGCGAAGCAAAAGGGGCGAAGCAAAGAAGGGGCGAAGCAAAGAAGGGGCAACTCCCAGGCGagtccttttaaaaaagccAAGCTACCCCACAcacagcagcagcaacgaCAACCGTTTTACTAGCCGTACTTGTGACGCAGAAGGAATCTGTTTGCCccctcttttcttcttttttttgtgcgcgcTGTTAACAGGGAATGGTCTCAGCCGAGAGGGGGTTTCCCCGTTGGAGTGCCCTCGGGGCGAGAGGACACACCCAAAGCGGGGAATGCGTCGAAAGGTACGCTCATCGTTTACTTCTTCAGCGTCGGCTTCTTCAGCGTCGGCTTCTTCAGCGTCAGCTTCTTCGGCGTCAACTGCCTCTTCATTTCTTTCACGTTTGCCATTTGGGGGTTCcccatcttttttttttttcttaaacgAAAAACGTTAATCATTGCTACGAAGGTGACCAACCTTGTTGGGGGCCTGCAGACGGCCCGCATCCCTATGCCTTTAAGCACATGGGAAGGCACgtctccttttatttttttaattcgaatcgttttactttttactatacgtatgcatgtgtacGCGCGCGTGTTTGCGTGGGTCTACTTTCTCAGCCGCATTTTTAATGCGCACCAGGGGCGTAACCCTAATTGCTGAAAAAACGCAGCACTTGCTAAAATTAAAGCGTTAGTTGGGTGAAGTAGCGAGGGGGAGCGCACGATCGCACGATCGCACAGCTGCATGCGTGCGGCAGTACGCACTACGCATTGCGCAGCGTGAGCCCaaacagaacaaaaaaaagagaagcgtAAAACGCGAACGCAATTTCTAGGGAAGAAAATTCCTAGCGGGGTTGACATCGTGGCGCCGCTGCCACTGATCGGGGGTTAACACCCGGAAAACAAACCGCTTAACTACCTGAGGACTCCTCCGCCAAGTCGCTGGAGCTCCCCTCAGTCATGCTCGAGCCGCACTCTTCAGCCAAAAGCATTTCCCTATACTTGTGAATTTTCCTGTGGTACTTTTTCAGCACTTGATATTTCTGCTCACACAGAACGAAAGCGTCCTTTCTgctccttttattttcttcgtCCACATTTAGCTCTTTCAACCAGTGCTCCTTTGTTCTGAGGAAGAATtgatttaaattttcattgGCATCAAAAATGAAGCCTCCACTTTCtgcctttattttattttccatttttttaattttatcagaaattattaaattctctatttccttttcgtccTTCTCTTCATCGTCGATCGAGAGGGAAGAGCTCAAATCGGTTTCTTCCACATAAATGTCATCCAGATTTCCTTTATGTACcagttcccatttttcccttttgaaaatgttaattttccAGTGGTCACTTAACAttatttcgttatttttatattcatacaTTCCACCCAGTAGGTGCAGCGTTTTGTTCGCTACGAATATGTGGCTGTTGATTCTGCCGATTGGCTCCACGCCGTTTATTACGAATTTGGTTTTCTTGTCTGCCTCGTCGGTGTCGGAGTCGCAGTCGCAGTCGCTTAGGTTGTCCGCCGCGATGCACTCTCCTGGTGCGTCTCCTCCCTCAGAAGGGTTTTCCCCATTATGCTGATCATCATCATGATCGCCATTTGGAATGCAGACTTTTTCGAACCCTTTGTCTCCCCTTTTCGAGTCGCCCACGACGTTCGCGCGGCTCGCGTGCGCCGCCTCCCCGCACTGCATAAACACCGAGTGAGAGTCGATCACCTCTTTTCTGGAGATGCCCTTTTCTTTACTCACGTTTGACGTATGGGAGTTTCCGTTTGGGGACTTGTCGTGAAATTCCCTTTTCTCACTGTTTGATTCGTTACCACTTTTGCTTTGCTCGTCTTCCCGGTCAATTTTgatcgtttttttatttccattttcgtCAAAATAGACAAACACGTTTGAGTAGTACTCATCGTCATTATTGTCCCCATCGGTGAGGTGACTGGAATTGTAGCCATCCGATGAGGAGTCCCTGGGGGTGCCAAATCGGCCTTCTCTACATTTGCTTAAGGGGTCTTGATCCCCAGGTAGAAGCTGCCTACCACTTCTGCTGGCGGAGGGGGAACCGGGGTTGAGTTCtccgtttcttttttttttattttcctttccatttcGGTTGACCTCTCTAACGTCGCTGTTTCCCTTCAGACTGAGGTAGGACCAGTGCTCCTTATTCATATCGAACGAGTACAAATCGTTAAAGAAGATGGACTGCATGTTGAGTGATTCCTCTAAAGGGGCAGCCTTCCCGGTAGTATTGTTATGCCCATTGGGGGTGGTACTCTGCGCTGTGGCCTTATTGGTGTTATTTTTCTCCACCTTATCAAAAACTCCTCCAAATAGAATTAGCGAGTTTTTGTAAATGCATGTGCTGAACCCAATTCTCTTAGACGGTTGAAAGATACTTTTCTTCAGCTTCTTAAAATTGACAGAGATGTTATCTTCCCCAGTGGAGCTTATATTTACAACCCACAAGTCATTGTAGTAGGCCCCGATGGCATTTCTAGAGGTGTTTTTTATCTGAGCATACCCTCCATATATGTACACCCTTTGGAACTTCAAATCGGTGAAAAGACTAACGCTGGACCTTTTAGATGGCATATACGAATCTAAATcgaagtttttaaaaaaggcattCTTCACACTTTGTGAGATTGTTTtgtctccctttttctttttttcaccgtTCATCGTGTTTAGAGAGTTGCCATTGTTGGCTCCATCCTCCAGGGTTAACCTCCTAAAGAGGGAGTCCACATATATGCTGGTTAGGTTCACCCACTTGTTGCTACTAATTACGTACATGTATAGGTCGCTAAAGTACTCTACTGACTTCCCATTATCGAAGAAGCCTCCAAACATAATTATGGAGCTTTTCCATAAAATCATTCGATGACCACTCCTGGGGGAGGGTCTCTCttctcttttgtttttgcaTTCTATTTCTTCAAAGGTGTTATTTTTCAAGTCAAAGGCCCAGAAATCGTTGTAGTGGAAAAACTGTGTGTTCGTGCATAGCTCTCCCCCAAAGATATATAACttcttattaaaatgaaCCGCTTGGTGGGAACATCTCGGTTTGGGCTTCTTCCCTGTTGTGAAATAGTATTTCCATTTATCTTTCGCTACATTGTATTTGAACAAATCGTTGTAGGCGAGGAGTTCATGGTTATTATTGTATTCTCCACCGAATAGGAGGAACTCCTCTTCGTTAATAAAGGTGATGGAGCAGTTCGATCTGGGGCTGGGCTTAACGCAGTCCACAAAAGTGTTGTTGCTGGTCgtgtttacatttatatgcccatacttatcttttttatttaaattttcgtAATAGAGGCATATGGTTTCGAAATCTGCATCACTCAACACGTCATGGTTGCCACTgttgtcgttttttttcttcttcgttttcAAGGATTTcaacttttgcttttcttttttcagttttatcttttcttGCTTCTCTTtgctctttttgtttttcttccccattttgtcactgcgcgtgtttttttttttttttcttctttccttgATTACATTTGCGTGTGGGGCAGCTCCTTCGAGATGAACTTGTACCTCCTTCTACATGTACTTAACAAATTGCCTACGCGTGGGTGGGAGAACCTCCGCTGGGCTTTTCCTTTCAGTGTTAAGAGGAAATTTGAAAGTGCTGCGTAGTTACGTGCAGTTATGCTGAGTTATGCGAAGTAATGCGAAGTTATGCGGAGCTACTCGGTGGGGTTAACGCTCCTCGAAGTGCCCACTCCGTTTGGAATTTTCGTGCGGCGCGAGGCGGACCAGTCGAGCCCTTCTCCGTGTCGCATTGGCTAATCCCGGGTGGCACATGTTCAGGGGCGTTCttatcttccattttgttaccTATGATTATGCcgccattttgcttccccccagggATTTTTCCCTCTCGAAAAATAGAAGAAGGGACCGTAAATATGCACTTTtctgtatatttttatttttttttgtttgtttctttttttttccatgtttTTGGGGCAAAGCCGATTGGATTAATACTGCAACAGAGCAACCAATGGGACGTGCCAACTGTCGAGCATACcgtttgttttcctttttcctagcgctctcccattttttcattctcgcattttgccttttcaccAAACGGTGTGTTATCTTGCCGACATTGGGTTACtcgtaaaaagggaagcttTGGAGGGGTGGGCGGaacaaaggaaaataaaggcgaattccgttttttttttttttttttttttttttttaccaactTGGGCAAAATGTACCACGTTTTGAAAATCCACGAAAGGGctacttccctttttgcccttttatttttccaaattggtacgctcacccatttgtgcagACCCAACCAAATTAATAGCAGAAGTAGGAAGagacccccccggggggcgGGTTTATACATTTTCGTCTTTCCACCCTCAACGTTCAATGGAAAGTTTTCCTAACGCgacgttcattttttccgtCCCTGTGATGAGCAACGCAGTGTAGGTACCCTTGTAGGGTgcaaatacatttttttacatctgtGGGGAAAATGACGAAACACGAGGGTGGACATATGTATTGTATGAGCATCTGCCCACAGCCCATTTGGTGCGGTTTTCCTCAAAAGTGTGCTCAAAACATGCAGGGGATATAGTTCGTCGCGATTGTTGCAAATTTGAAGTTTtatgttttgcaaaatgcgAATTCAACCATTCACACAGCTCAGGAGTATCAGATGtacatgcaaaaaaggggggaaaaaaaaaaaaaaaaaaaaacttgttcTGAGCATaagaataagtaaaaaaaaagaaaaaaaatcatcacgTGGATGTATGGAGaagtttttcaaattttcctttaaaaggaactgcggaaaaaaaaaaaacaattgttgaaacgttttaaaaaagtagggaaaaataacaaacCCTTCGCGAAAcgtatgatatttttttttcttttaaaaacgcTCAGGGGAACATTCTCAAACCTGCGCTTGCACATATAACACACATGCCTGTACATGACAGCAACGCACGTTTCTGTTTTGCCCCTTAAAACGAGGTTCACGTGTGGGCCCAACTTCCTCTCCGAaaggtaatattttttgtggtCATCCTATATACCACTCTCCGCTATTGCTGTTGCATCCGGAATGGTTCAATCTTAATTTCGCGGCATTTGTTCATGCGTCGATGTCTACGCTGTGGGGGGCAGTGGTCAGGGGGCTTTCTTTAATCGAGTTGTcacgccgcttcaccgccaCACCGCTCCTCCTTGTTAGCTGCCCAGTTGGCCACAACCCCGcggtggaagaaaaaacaaaaaagaccCACAGGTGAGTCTCCCCTGCAGAGGCACACACAAACCGTTGCATGCGCACACGTGTGAAACCCTCCCCCCAAGCACATACACCATTTAGCCATAATGATAACAATCCAAGGGGTTAGAAGCCGGTACACACGATGCAACACCAGTCGGGACGCGATGCCGATGGGGAGGTGTGGATTGGAGGCCCTATTCGGGCGTCactgggaaaaaagaaaatatcatgagaaaatatgcacatataataGAGAACCAAAAGtaggaaaggagaaaaaagggtttTTCAGTTGTTCCAATGTTCAAATGATATCGGCTGTGAGAATGAAGGGGGTGAAGAATAGCCACCCCGGTGTGCACTTCTCAAGTGATAGCAAAAACGAATCAAATTTGTACTTAAACAATTatgccaaaataaaaaaatacatcaacAGCATCGATAACGAAGAATCAGTCATTATgaccattttgaaggagaAAACGTATGACTGTATACAGAAGAcgagagaaaaattaaaagcaattATACACACGTACCCAAATACGCCCATCTCGATTTGTACCCCAAATAATGTTATTGGGGGACTGAGGAACACCATTACGTTAATCACCGATACGtctattttggaaaaaaggaaaggaattTTATTTAGAGGGAGAACTgtagataaaattttaaaagactttccaaaatgggatgAAAACTGTGAATACCCCATGGCAGAAGCTATGCTTTGGTATTTATTAACCAAAGAAATACCAGCAGCTGATGACTTGAAGCTTTTCTCAAGGGAGTTATATTGTAGGgctaaaaaaatgccatcaTTCGTCTTCGAATTTATAGATAGCATTCCTACATTTACACATCCAATGAGTCAGCTCGTGTCTACCGTTTCGTTCCTCGAATCTTTGTCCTTATTTAAGATAAAATATTCTGAgggaatattaaaaaaggattacTGGAAATACATTTTGGAAGACGCTGTTTCTTTAATTGCCCAAATTCAAGTTGtctgtgcatatatttttaaaaggtcTTTTAtagataataatataaaaaagggggaagggatGAACCTAGATATTGATTTTGACTGGTCAgctaattttgcaaaattgattGGCTTCGAAAATGACGAAGTAAAAGATTTGTTAAGACTATACTTTCTTCTACATAGTGATcacgaggggggaaatgcaagTGCCCATGTATCTCATTTGATTGGAAGTACCTTGGGAAATCCCTACTTATCTTTTTCTGGATGTGCTATTGCCTTATCAGGACCTTTGCACGGATTAGCCAATCAAGAATGTTTGAAATTCCTGttggatataaaaaaaaaactggatGGTAAAGAACTAACTTACGGATTTATTGAAAAGTATGCCAAAGATTTTCTCAATTCTGGAAGAGTCATCCCTGGGTATGGCCATGCTGTGTTGAGAGTCCCTGATCCTCGTTTCTTGGCCCTTCGAAATTTTGCCTTAGCACATTTTCCAAATGACCCCATAGTACAAATATTAGAAATGTGCTATAAAGTAATACCAGGGATTTTGTCTGCCACTGGGAAGGTCAAAAATCCGTACCCAAATGTCGATTGCTATAGTGGTTCTCTCCTGCACCATTACGGTATTAAGTACCCTGAGTATTACACTGTCCTCTTTGCGCTTTCTAGATCCATCGGGGTAATGTCCCAGTTGGTGCTATCTAGGGGGTTAATGTACCCATTGGAGCGGCCCAAATCGGTGGACGtgcacaatttgaagaaaatatgcGAAAGgaattacgtaaaaattgaGGAATTCGAGTAGGGCCGGTTACGCGGCGAGCACACTTAGTCGTAGCCCGAACACGTGTATgggtgtgtgggggggtagTTCCCCTTCGCAACTCCCAATCTGAATGCCTCGCAGGGCACGGCTGGGCGCATCGCgcgtacgtatgcatatgcatacacctatatatatatgca belongs to Plasmodium vivax chromosome 6, whole genome shotgun sequence and includes:
- a CDS encoding citrate synthase, mitochondrial precursor, putative (encoded by transcript PVX_111595A) produces the protein MITIQGVRSRYTRCNTSRDAMPMGRCGLEALFGRHWEKRKYHEKICTYNREPKVGKEKKGFFSCSNVQMISAVRMKGVKNSHPGVHFSSDSKNESNLYLNNYAKIKKYINSIDNEESVIMTILKEKTYDCIQKTREKLKAIIHTYPNTPISICTPNNVIGGLRNTITLITDTSILEKRKGILFRGRTVDKILKDFPKWDENCEYPMAEAMLWYLLTKEIPAADDLKLFSRELYCRAKKMPSFVFEFIDSIPTFTHPMSQLVSTVSFLESLSLFKIKYSEGILKKDYWKYILEDAVSLIAQIQVVCAYIFKRSFIDNNIKKGEGMNLDIDFDWSANFAKLIGFENDEVKDLLRLYFLLHSDHEGGNASAHVSHLIGSTLGNPYLSFSGCAIALSGPLHGLANQECLKFLLDIKKKLDGKELTYGFIEKYAKDFLNSGRVIPGYGHAVLRVPDPRFLALRNFALAHFPNDPIVQILEMCYKVIPGILSATGKVKNPYPNVDCYSGSLLHHYGIKYPEYYTVLFALSRSIGVMSQLVLSRGLMYPLERPKSVDVHNLKKICERNYVKIEEFE
- a CDS encoding phospholipid scramblase 1, putative (encoded by transcript PVX_111580A), which produces MNNQFMNVATKKAVYPSSVVETGGSKPHAGSQLANSQGANSQGVNSQPANSQHAGSQHGHNQHGQNQHGHSQFAPHPNAPNMNYNNPYPNMHNYQHQYPMGPPQQQMHMFTNDWKSILAPLKSCRIKQQFDDREFLADFAMGLKLDFNNKYLVLDASTELLKFTAIESSDCCNRNCLPKMCIPINMKILTYGRELSRPDIVVEKDCSCTMLCLNRPTIKMYDFSNNNNKELIGTIKAPFSCCSYKFDLYDSAMRKIIYMDDTCCQLSILFPCPCGPFKFSNFFLRDAKTHEKVAHLQKEVPFLKFVKRDIDNYTLNFEQVQNPEWKMMLLAFSLFMDYIYYDRK
- a CDS encoding kelch domain-containing protein (encoded by transcript PVX_111590A), translated to MGKKNKKSKEKQEKIKLKKEKQKLKSLKTKKKKNDNSGNHDVLSDADFETICLYYENLNKKDKYGHINVNTTSNNTFVDCVKPSPRSNCSITFINEEEFLLFGGEYNNNHELLAYNDLFKYNVAKDKWKYYFTTGKKPKPRCSHQAVHFNKKLYIFGGELCTNTQFFHYNDFWAFDLKNNTFEEIECKNKREERPSPRSGHRMILWKSSIIMFGGFFDNGKSVEYFSDLYMYVISSNKWVNLTSIYVDSLFRRLTLEDGANNGNSLNTMNGEKKKKGDKTISQSVKNAFFKNFDLDSYMPSKRSSVSLFTDLKFQRVYIYGGYAQIKNTSRNAIGAYYNDLWVVNISSTGEDNISVNFKKLKKSIFQPSKRIGFSTCIYKNSLILFGGVFDKVEKNNTNKATAQSTTPNGHNNTTGKAAPLEESLNMQSIFFNDLYSFDMNKEHWSYLSLKGNSDVREVNRNGKENKKKRNGELNPGSPSASRSGRQLLPGDQDPLSKCREGRFGTPRDSSSDGYNSSHLTDGDNNDDEYYSNVFVYFDENGNKKTIKIDREDEQSKSGNESNSEKREFHDKSPNGNSHTSNVSKEKGISRKEVIDSHSVFMQCGEAAHASRANVVGDSKRGDKGFEKVCIPNGDHDDDQHNGENPSEGGDAPGECIAADNLSDCDCDSDTDEADKKTKFVINGVEPIGRINSHIFVANKTLHLLGGMYEYKNNEIMLSDHWKINIFKREKWELVHKGNLDDIYVEETDLSSSLSIDDEEKDEKEIENLIISDKIKKMENKIKAESGGFIFDANENLNQFFLRTKEHWLKELNVDEENKRSRKDAFVLCEQKYQVLKKYHRKIHKYREMLLAEECGSSMTEGSSSDLAEESSGS